In Desulfobacterales bacterium, the genomic stretch GATTTTGTACGGGGGAAGCGTCAAGCCTGACAATATCGCCGAACTCATGGGGATGCCGGATGTCGACGGCGCCCTGGTGGGCGGCGCCAGCCTGAATGCTGACACATTCAGCGCCATTGTTCATTATTAGATATAAATCCTCCGCTGACCTTACCAATAGAAGGAGCGGGGATGATTTTACTTAATGCAGCGGTTTTACAGGTTTTCCAATGAACCGCTGGAGGATTTATTTTATGTCGATATTTTTAGTAGTTTTACATGTGATTGTGTGCATCGCGCTGATCATGATCGTGCTGTTGCAGACCGGTAAAGGTGCGGACATGGGAGCGGCCTTCGGCGGCGGCGGCAGCCAGACCCTTTTCGGCAGTACGGGTGCATCGTCTTTTTTAGGCAAGCTGACGACAGTGGCGGCGGTTATTTTTATGATCACCTCCTTTACCCTGGCCTATCGCTCCAGCAACAGGTCCGGAAGTTCGATCATGACGGATACCAAGCCCCCGGTGGAGCAGACTGTCCCGGCCACACCGGAAACCGGTCTGCCGACTGAACCGGCGACGTCGGAACCTGCTGCCCCGGCGCAATCGAAATAGCATCAGGTA encodes the following:
- the secG gene encoding preprotein translocase subunit SecG, encoding MSIFLVVLHVIVCIALIMIVLLQTGKGADMGAAFGGGGSQTLFGSTGASSFLGKLTTVAAVIFMITSFTLAYRSSNRSGSSIMTDTKPPVEQTVPATPETGLPTEPATSEPAAPAQSK